In a single window of the Caproicibacterium sp. BJN0003 genome:
- a CDS encoding metal ABC transporter ATP-binding protein has protein sequence MNEVKRTTCKCSTEIRNLSVTKRDGILLHDVNLDIHHGEILALIGRNGAGKTTLLKALLGRIPYTGSITFHNPEGKLLSHPHIGYVPQNMLFDRDTPMTVLDMLCANLTRFPVWLGHRKQQRQKALEILKRVGARENLLDKRLGTLSGGEMQRVLLAFALYPKPDLLLLDEPVSAVDRMGIETFYDLVTAMRKEHAMPILLVSHDLAHVEKYATCAALLDKTIIVSGLVHQVMQTNAVKEAFGLKLAGGR, from the coding sequence GTGAACGAGGTGAAGAGAACCACCTGCAAATGCAGCACAGAGATTCGAAACTTAAGTGTGACGAAGCGGGATGGGATTTTATTGCATGATGTCAATCTTGATATTCATCATGGAGAAATTCTTGCGCTGATTGGTAGAAACGGAGCGGGAAAGACGACCCTTTTAAAAGCTCTTTTGGGGCGTATTCCTTATACAGGCTCGATTACATTTCATAATCCGGAAGGGAAATTGCTCTCTCACCCGCATATTGGATATGTGCCGCAGAATATGCTGTTTGACAGAGATACACCAATGACGGTTTTAGATATGCTTTGCGCAAATTTGACACGGTTTCCAGTCTGGCTGGGACATCGAAAGCAACAGCGCCAAAAGGCATTGGAGATACTCAAAAGAGTTGGTGCAAGGGAAAATCTTTTAGATAAACGGCTGGGAACGCTCTCTGGTGGTGAAATGCAGCGGGTATTGCTTGCTTTCGCACTCTATCCAAAACCGGACCTGCTCCTTTTAGATGAGCCGGTTTCGGCAGTTGACCGCATGGGCATTGAGACTTTTTATGACTTGGTAACAGCGATGCGAAAGGAACATGCCATGCCGATTTTGCTGGTGAGCCATGATCTTGCACATGTAGAAAAATACGCGACCTGCGCAGCGCTTTTGGACAAAACAATCATAGTGAGTGGCCTGGTTCATCAGGTCATGCAGACAAATGCTGTTAAGGAAGCGTTTGGATTAAAGTTGGCAGGGGGAAGATGA
- a CDS encoding metal ABC transporter substrate-binding protein, translating into MKRLLAFLLSALLIFTMTGCGRREEHSAKFRIVASFYPIYIMALNLTENIPDVAVDNMAGQQTGCLHDYQLQSSDMQNLSSADVFLINGDGMESFLEKVAQQLPNLEIINSSKGIQTIPGEGNEEANPHIWVSISNAILQVENLSQGLQKADPEHAAQYSENAHAYEEKLKTLREEMHQAVDPLPNKAIVTFHEAFPYFAEEFGLTIAKVVNREPDSQPSAKELAETIHIVEESGVKAVFAEPQYPKSAADIVAKESGIKVYSLDPAVTGANDPDAYLDAMRSNMEVLKEALS; encoded by the coding sequence TTGAAACGGTTATTAGCTTTTTTGCTTTCTGCACTTCTGATTTTTACAATGACAGGATGTGGAAGAAGGGAAGAACATTCGGCAAAATTTCGAATTGTAGCGTCATTTTATCCGATTTATATTATGGCGTTAAACTTAACAGAGAATATTCCGGATGTTGCGGTCGATAATATGGCTGGTCAACAGACGGGGTGTCTGCATGACTATCAACTGCAGTCTTCCGATATGCAGAATCTTTCCAGTGCAGATGTTTTTTTGATTAATGGAGACGGGATGGAAAGCTTTCTCGAAAAAGTTGCGCAGCAGCTGCCGAATCTTGAAATTATTAACAGCAGCAAGGGGATTCAGACGATTCCCGGAGAAGGGAATGAAGAGGCCAATCCACATATTTGGGTAAGCATTTCAAATGCAATTTTACAGGTGGAAAACCTCTCACAGGGGCTGCAAAAGGCAGATCCGGAGCATGCAGCGCAGTATAGCGAAAATGCACATGCGTATGAAGAAAAACTGAAAACACTGCGGGAAGAAATGCATCAAGCAGTTGACCCGCTTCCCAATAAAGCGATTGTGACCTTTCATGAGGCATTTCCTTATTTTGCGGAAGAATTCGGCTTGACGATTGCAAAAGTTGTCAACCGTGAACCGGATAGTCAGCCAAGTGCTAAAGAGCTGGCAGAAACAATTCATATCGTGGAAGAGAGCGGCGTAAAAGCAGTCTTTGCGGAGCCTCAGTATCCAAAATCTGCTGCGGATATTGTTGCAAAGGAAAGTGGGATCAAAGTCTATTCTTTAGATCCGGCCGTGACAGGCGCAAATGATCCAGATGCGTATCTCGATGCGATGCGGTCTAATATGGAAGTTTTAAAGGAGGCCCTATCGTGA
- a CDS encoding patatin-like phospholipase family protein: MSIGLVLEGGGMRGAYTSGVLDVLLDEEIFFPKVYGVSAGACNALSYVSRQKGRNHQIFSKYATDDRYVSVKNLQEKGSLFDFDFLFGELFHELIPFDYQTFYHSSMQLFVGATDLMSGMEVYYPKESLDESFTAVKASSSLPFLSQVVKLDGKFLLDGGIAAPIPLERSIFDGNQFHVVVLTRDYSYRKDLKPDFSPAMLRTVYGQYPGMISTMMVRAETYNSELQVVRRQEQAGNVLAIRPSRPIDISRYEKDPQKLESIYQLGVQDAKKKLPQIWDLMKQAN, encoded by the coding sequence GTGTCAATCGGATTAGTGCTGGAAGGTGGCGGAATGCGTGGCGCTTATACCAGTGGCGTTTTGGATGTCCTTTTGGACGAAGAAATTTTTTTCCCAAAGGTCTATGGCGTTTCAGCAGGAGCTTGTAACGCACTGAGCTATGTTTCCCGACAAAAAGGACGAAATCACCAAATCTTTTCGAAATATGCGACAGATGACCGATATGTGAGCGTAAAGAATCTGCAGGAAAAAGGTTCCCTTTTCGATTTTGATTTTCTTTTCGGTGAGCTTTTTCATGAGCTTATTCCATTTGATTATCAGACTTTCTATCATTCTTCCATGCAGCTTTTTGTGGGTGCAACGGATCTGATGAGCGGGATGGAAGTTTATTATCCGAAAGAATCATTGGATGAATCATTTACCGCAGTAAAAGCTTCCAGTTCATTGCCGTTCCTATCACAGGTTGTAAAATTGGATGGAAAGTTTTTACTTGATGGAGGAATCGCGGCTCCGATTCCGTTGGAACGTTCGATCTTTGATGGAAATCAGTTTCATGTCGTTGTTTTGACGCGTGATTATTCTTATCGCAAAGATTTAAAACCGGATTTTTCCCCTGCAATGCTGCGTACAGTTTACGGACAGTACCCGGGAATGATTTCTACGATGATGGTGCGAGCAGAAACTTATAACAGCGAGCTGCAGGTAGTTCGCCGGCAGGAACAGGCCGGAAATGTACTGGCAATCCGCCCGAGCCGTCCCATTGACATCAGCCGCTATGAAAAAGATCCTCAAAAATTGGAAAGTATTTATCAGCTTGGCGTTCAGGATGCTAAAAAGAAACTCCCTCAGATTTGGGATTTGATGAAACAAGCAAATTAA